In a genomic window of Drosophila takahashii strain IR98-3 E-12201 chromosome 3L, DtakHiC1v2, whole genome shotgun sequence:
- the LOC108056005 gene encoding accessory gland protein Acp62F: MRSLENCILLGLLILATPIDCQKLKQVDCTANGTQTECPTACPETCEYYGPGQCFRICGAPCVCKPGYVINAKIPACVLLSDCPKGVIRTPHMKPNQVIDNFKCFSMNKDCSKPQ, from the coding sequence ATGAGGAGCTTGGAAAATTGCATTCTGCTGGGTCTTCTGATCCTCGCTACTCCTATTGATTGCCAGAAGCTGAAACAAGTTGACTGCACGGCCAATGGAACTCAAACAGAGTGTCCTACAGCATGTCCTGAAACCTGCGAGTACTACGGTCCAGGACAATGTTTTAGAATATGTGGAGCTCCTTGTGTGTGTAAGCCAGGATATGTGATCAATGCCAAGATTCCAGCCTGTGTGCTGCTCTCAGATTGCCCGAAAGGTGTAATTAGAACACCACATATGAAACCAAACCAAGTCATCGATAACTTCAAATGCTTTAGTATGAATAAGGACTGTTCGAAACCACAGTGA
- the LOC108056007 gene encoding accessory gland protein Acp62F-like → MWSSINWILPGLLILFAPIDCWKLPPNACTANGTRAECPTSCPDSCEFYSLGPCFPLCGAPCVLTRMWSSENWILLGLLHLFAPIDCWKLPPNACTANGTREACPTSCPDSCEFYGIGPCIRMCGAPCVCKPGYVINPMIPACVLLSDCPKDVVRKPTGGQLIDHFKCFSHNFDCLLPP, encoded by the exons ATGTGGAGCTCGATAAACTGGATTCTGCCGGGTCTCCTGATTCTCTTTGCTCCTATTGACTGCTGGAAATTGCCACCGAACGCATGCACCGCCAATGGAACTCGAGCAGAATGTCCTACATCATGTCCTGACTCCTGCGAGTTCTACAGCTTAGGACCGTGCTTTCCACTGTGTGGAGCTCCATGTGTAT TGACAAGAATGTGGAGCTCGGAAAACTGGATTCTGCTGGGTCTCCTGCACCTCTTTGCTCCTATTGACTGCTGGAAATTGCCACCGAACGCATGCACCGCCAATGGAACTCGAGAAGCATGTCCTACATCATGTCCTGACTCCTGCGAGTTCTACGGCATAGGACCGTGCATTCGAATGTGTGGAGCTCCATGTGTATGTAAGCCAGGATATGTGATTAATCCAATGATTCCAGCCTGTGTCCTGCTCTCCGATTGCCCGAAAGATGTAGTTAGAAAGCCAACTGGGGGTCAACTTATCGATCACTTCAAATGTTTTAGTCACAATTTTGACTGTTTGCTACCGCCGTAA